The Sphaerospermopsis torques-reginae ITEP-024 genome has a window encoding:
- the rplO gene encoding 50S ribosomal protein L15, with protein MRLNDVKPQKGSKKRRKRVGRGISAGQGASAGLGMRGQKSRSGSSTRPGFEGGQQPLYRRIPKLKGFPVVNRKVYTTINVEKLASLPANSEVTLASLKEAGILTAVKGPLKILGNGELSVPLKVQAAAFTGQARSKIEAAGGSCEVLD; from the coding sequence ATGAGACTCAACGATGTTAAGCCCCAAAAAGGCTCGAAAAAACGCCGTAAGCGTGTAGGTAGAGGTATTTCTGCTGGTCAAGGCGCTAGTGCAGGTCTAGGTATGCGGGGTCAAAAATCTCGTTCTGGTAGCAGCACTAGACCAGGTTTTGAAGGTGGTCAACAGCCATTGTACCGCCGGATACCCAAACTCAAAGGTTTTCCCGTCGTTAATCGTAAAGTTTACACTACGATAAATGTAGAGAAGTTGGCCTCCCTACCTGCTAATTCAGAAGTAACTTTGGCTTCTTTAAAGGAAGCTGGTATCCTCACTGCGGTGAAGGGACCCTTGAAAATCTTGGGTAATGGGGAATTGAGCGTTCCGCTCAAGGTGCAAGCGGCGGCTTTTACAGGCCAAGCTCGTAGCAAAATTGAGGCAGCTGGCGGAAGTTGTGAAGTCTTAGACTGA
- the rpsE gene encoding 30S ribosomal protein S5, whose amino-acid sequence MATGRRKASKAKKEETNWQERVIQIRRVSKVVKGGKKLSFRAIVIVGNERGQVGVGVGKASDVIGAVKKGVADGKKHLIDIPITKSNSIPHPIDGIGGGAKVIMRPAAPGTGVIAGGAVRTVLELAGVRNVLAKQLGSNNPLNNARAAVNALSTLRTFAEVAEDRGISVENLYI is encoded by the coding sequence ATGGCAACGGGTCGTCGTAAAGCAAGTAAAGCAAAAAAAGAAGAAACCAACTGGCAGGAACGAGTGATTCAAATCCGTCGTGTTAGTAAGGTAGTTAAAGGTGGTAAAAAACTCAGTTTCCGAGCAATTGTGATCGTTGGTAACGAACGCGGTCAAGTTGGTGTGGGAGTAGGTAAAGCCTCTGATGTGATCGGCGCTGTGAAAAAAGGTGTGGCAGATGGTAAAAAACATCTGATTGACATCCCTATCACCAAATCTAATTCTATTCCTCATCCAATTGATGGCATTGGTGGAGGAGCTAAAGTTATTATGCGTCCAGCCGCACCTGGTACTGGTGTAATCGCCGGTGGTGCAGTGCGGACTGTATTAGAGTTGGCTGGAGTACGTAACGTTCTCGCTAAACAATTAGGATCTAATAATCCTCTGAATAATGCTAGAGCCGCTGTTAATGCTCTATCTACACTGCGGACATTCGCGGAAGTCGCTGAAGATCGGGGCATTTCTGTAGAGAATCTCTATATTTAG